A region of the Borreliella chilensis genome:
GTACATGTCAAGAACAGATTGTCGAGCATTTTGCATTTTATCTAAATATTTGGTTTGAATGTATTCTGCTAAAGATTTTGGATTTTTTAAGCTTGAATTAGAGTTTGCATTAGTAATAAGGGTATCAATGTATTTTGACCATTCTTTTTTTTGAGCCAATATTGTATTGAATTTTAAGTCAAGCTCTTTTAGCTTAATGTCAAAATCAAAGCTTCTAATTTTATTGTTTAAGTATTCTTTGCTTAATATCTCAATTTTTTTATCTAGCTCTTTTATTGCAAGTTCAAAAGAAATTTGTATGCCAAGTCCTGATATTATTAAGGATCTGATTAAATTATGATTTTGGTCTTCCTTGTAAAGGGTTTCCATTATTGATCCAAATTGTTCAATTTTTAATTGATCAAAGTCCATAATTGCATAGAATTTGTTTCTTTCATTTTCTGCTTCTGGTGTGTTAGAGCTAAGTTTTGGTGCGTAGCTTCGATCAAAAACCGAAATATTTGAAATAACATCTATTAAAGTAAATGCAGAGTCTTTCATTTTAAATTGATCGTAAGTTTCTCTAAATCCTTTGTTGTTTTCCAGTTTAATTTTTTCTTCAGAAATCTTTTTGAGAATTTTATTTTTCAGAGTTTGTGATTTGCCGATTTGTTTATAAGATGTTTGGATAAAGTTTGGTTTAGTTTGTTTGAAGATTGTAGGAAAATTGTCAATTTGTGTACTTTTTAAGTTTGGGCCTATTGGTGGCTGACTTAAATTGTAATTTGAATTTTGGTTTTGAAATTTTCCAATCTTTTGGTTAGGAGTTTTTGTAATTATGGGCGCAGTTGTAGCTATTTGAGTAGATGTTGTTTGTTTTTGTGGTACAATTTCTATTTTTGTTGCT
Encoded here:
- a CDS encoding lipoprotein; amino-acid sequence: MKTKSLIYLKLIALFLSSCTIDANLSKGYKNKVEELLNSTTNDQAIITINTSSNNKNDQTNNNKIEASQKQLQPTKNKELRILQHKANPSGPYEKNTKIVATKIEIVPQKQTTSTQIATTAPIITKTPNQKIGKFQNQNSNYNLSQPPIGPNLKSTQIDNFPTIFKQTKPNFIQTSYKQIGKSQTLKNKILKKISEEKIKLENNKGFRETYDQFKMKDSAFTLIDVISNISVFDRSYAPKLSSNTPEAENERNKFYAIMDFDQLKIEQFGSIMETLYKEDQNHNLIRSLIISGLGIQISFELAIKELDKKIEILSKEYLNNKIRSFDFDIKLKELDLKFNTILAQKKEWSKYIDTLITNANSNSSLKNPKSLAEYIQTKYLDKMQNARQSVLDMYIEITEF